A single window of Dermacentor albipictus isolate Rhodes 1998 colony chromosome 1, USDA_Dalb.pri_finalv2, whole genome shotgun sequence DNA harbors:
- the LOC139049616 gene encoding uncharacterized protein, whose amino-acid sequence MGVTSYNYIQDFLNNRTVELHAGDLKLREHKLGSTGTPQGSVISPLLFNLVMIGVARAVAGTGVRHTIYADDITLWAAGGTDASIEQQLQAAVTAIEQHLDGTCLMCSPAKSELFVHTPLRPGRKRSPLRERDHIKIVTASGQRIPEVPKMRVLGLLLNKSGRNDETINKLTTKAMDAIRLIHRVST is encoded by the coding sequence atgggggtaacgagctacaattatattcaagacttcttgaacaaccgcacggtggaactgcacgccggagacctcaagctccgCGAACACAAGCTCGGTAGTACGGGTACTCCAcagggctcggtcatctcgccattgctctttaacctcgtcatgatcggggtagcgagggcagtagcgggTACCGGCGTCCGacatacgatctacgccgacgacattaccctgtgggcggccggcggcaccgacgccagcatcgagcaacagctgcaagcggcggttaccgccatcgagcagcaccttgacgGCACATGCCtaatgtgctcgcccgccaaatctGAGCTGTTCGTCCAcacaccgcttcgaccgggacggaagcgcTCTCCCCTTCGGGAGCGTGACCACATCAagattgtgactgcatcggggcaacgcatccccgaagttcccaagatgagggtcctgggcctgctgctcaacaagagcggccgcaacgacgagaccatcaacaagcttaccaccaaggcaatggacgccatccggctcatacaccGAGTCTCTACATga